From the Burkholderia glumae LMG 2196 = ATCC 33617 genome, one window contains:
- a CDS encoding glycosyltransferase family 9 protein, with amino-acid sequence MAALFPDHPPRSILVVATRRIGDVLLTTPIVRSLKAHWPDTPIDMLVFRGTEGVLEGNPDIRNVLVVAQRAKLGERLRDAARLWRRYDLACAALSSDRPRYYTWFAGRRRVGLVDPNRVGIGPRLLLNRIALNDHEHEHTVASTLALAPQIGIEPVPEVVAPGLGDDPMRRARFDALLAASPAVAAGRPLVVLHPYPMFAYKQWRRDGWVELIDWLRGLGHAVALSGGPADHEREYAERVARDAGGDVLNLVGRLSFGESAELVRRAKLFIGPDTGATHVAAATGTPVIALFGPSDPVRWGPWPQRWQGGGKPWPLVGSARRGNVYLLQGEGSCVPCRQEGCERNVASYSDCLMQMSTARVATVAAQMLGLPAEAARAAPSTVIDTTGLVRPRA; translated from the coding sequence TTGGCTGCCCTGTTTCCCGATCATCCGCCCCGCAGCATTCTCGTCGTCGCGACGCGGCGGATCGGCGACGTCCTGCTGACGACGCCGATCGTCCGCTCGCTGAAGGCGCACTGGCCCGACACGCCGATCGACATGCTGGTGTTTCGCGGCACCGAAGGCGTGCTGGAAGGCAATCCCGACATCCGCAACGTGCTCGTGGTCGCGCAGCGCGCCAAGCTCGGCGAACGCCTGCGTGACGCGGCGCGCCTCTGGCGCCGCTACGATCTGGCCTGCGCGGCGCTCAGTTCCGACCGGCCGCGTTATTACACCTGGTTCGCCGGCCGGCGCCGCGTCGGGCTGGTCGATCCGAACCGTGTCGGCATCGGGCCGCGTCTGCTGCTGAACCGGATCGCCCTCAACGATCACGAGCATGAGCACACGGTAGCCAGCACGCTTGCGCTGGCGCCGCAGATCGGCATCGAGCCGGTGCCCGAGGTGGTGGCGCCGGGCCTCGGCGACGATCCCATGCGGCGCGCCCGCTTCGATGCGCTGCTGGCCGCCTCGCCCGCCGTCGCGGCGGGGCGGCCGCTCGTCGTGCTGCATCCGTACCCGATGTTCGCGTACAAGCAATGGCGCCGCGACGGCTGGGTCGAGCTGATCGACTGGCTGCGCGGGCTCGGCCATGCCGTTGCGCTGAGCGGCGGGCCGGCCGACCACGAGCGTGAATATGCCGAACGCGTCGCGCGCGATGCCGGCGGCGACGTGCTGAATCTGGTGGGACGCCTGTCGTTCGGCGAGAGTGCCGAGCTGGTGCGGCGCGCGAAGCTGTTCATCGGACCCGATACCGGCGCGACGCACGTGGCCGCCGCGACCGGCACGCCCGTCATCGCGCTGTTCGGGCCGTCCGACCCGGTGCGCTGGGGGCCGTGGCCGCAGCGCTGGCAGGGCGGCGGCAAGCCTTGGCCGCTGGTCGGCTCGGCGCGCCGCGGCAACGTCTATCTGCTGCAGGGCGAGGGCAGTTGCGTGCCGTGCCGCCAGGAAGGTTGCGAACGCAATGTCGCGAGCTACAGCGACTGCCTGATGCAGATGTCGACCGCCCGCGTCGCGACGGTCGCGGCCCAGATGCTCGGCTTGCCGGCCGAGGCCGCGCGCGCGGCGCCCTCGACGGTGATCGACACGACGGGGCTGGTGCGCCCGCGAGCCTGA
- the dnaE gene encoding DNA polymerase III subunit alpha, with the protein MADPRFVHLRVHSEFSIADGIVRLDDIVKAAAADGQGALALTDLGNAFGLVRFYKEARSKGIKPIAGCDVWITNHDDRDKPARLLLLVRDKSGYLNLCELLSKAWLTNQYRGRAEIDPQWLESELGGGLLALSGAQQGDIGIALAAGNNESARRHAQRWARVFPGSFYIELQRYGQPGAEAYIQDAVKLAAELKLPVVATHPLQFMEDEDFTAHEARVCISEGDILANPRRQKRFTTEQRFRTQAEMAELFADLPSAVLNTVEIAKRCNLTIELGKPKLPLFPTPDGMSLDDYLVQLSKEGLEKRLVQLYPDEAERDAQRDTYYQRLDFECGTITKMGFPGYFLIVADFINWAKNNGVPVGPGRGSGAGSLVAYSLGITDLDPLRYNLLFERFLNPERVSMPDFDIDFCQHGRDRVIQYVKEKYGADAVSQIATFGTMAAKAAVRDIGRVLDLGYMFTDGVAKLIPFKPGKHVTIADAMKEEPLLQERYDNEDEVHQLLDLAQRVEGLTRNVGMHAGGVLIAPGKLTDFCPLYAQGDEGGVVSQYDKDDVEAVGLVKFDFLGLTTLTILDWAERFIRRLDPTKADWSLAQVPLDDPASFQILKKANTVAVFQLESRGMQGMLKDAQPDRFEDIIALVSLYRPGPMDLIPSFCARKHGREKVEYPDPRVEPVLKETYGIMVYQEQVMQMAQIIGGYSLGGADLLRRAMGKKKPEEMVKHREIFAEGAAKNGLTREKSDEIFDLMEKFAGYGFNKSHAAAYALLAYYTAWLKAHHPAEFMAANMTLAMDDTDKVKILFDDCVLNGIKVLPPDINQSEYRFEPVGEADGKRSKTIRYGLGAVKGSGQNAIEEILRARREGGPFKDLFDFCERIDRRMVNRRTVEALIRAGAFDSLTPNRAQLLASVPLAMEAAEQAAANAMQAGLFDMGAESPHAHALVDEPAWDDKRRLQEEKGALGFYLSGHLFDAYRAEVRRFARMKLGELKEGRDKLVAGVIASLRTQMTQRGKMIIALLDDGTGQCEITVFNEQFDANRGLFKEDELLIVQGQARNDAFTGGIRFTADTVMDLERARSRYAQAVRMRMNGNADAGALRRVLEPHVAKPEAEPAAPPPAAARGGREGREGREGGRRAPPPMPNGLVVQILYNNARAQGEMRLGEAWRVKPSDALLADLRATFGDGSVEIAY; encoded by the coding sequence ATGGCAGATCCCCGTTTCGTACATCTTCGCGTCCACTCCGAATTCTCGATTGCCGACGGCATCGTGCGCCTCGACGACATCGTCAAGGCGGCGGCGGCCGACGGTCAGGGTGCGCTCGCCCTGACCGATCTCGGCAACGCGTTCGGCCTGGTTCGCTTCTACAAGGAAGCCCGCAGCAAGGGCATCAAGCCGATTGCCGGCTGCGACGTCTGGATCACGAACCACGACGATCGCGACAAGCCCGCGCGCCTGTTGCTGCTGGTGCGTGACAAGTCCGGCTACCTGAACCTCTGCGAACTGCTGTCGAAGGCGTGGCTCACGAACCAGTACCGCGGCCGCGCCGAGATCGATCCGCAGTGGCTCGAATCGGAGCTCGGCGGCGGCCTGCTCGCGCTGTCGGGCGCCCAGCAGGGCGACATCGGCATCGCGCTCGCGGCCGGCAACAACGAGTCCGCGCGCCGTCACGCGCAGCGCTGGGCGCGCGTGTTCCCGGGCAGCTTCTACATCGAGCTGCAGCGCTACGGCCAGCCGGGCGCCGAAGCCTACATCCAGGACGCCGTCAAGCTCGCGGCCGAGCTGAAGCTGCCGGTGGTGGCCACCCACCCGCTGCAGTTCATGGAGGACGAGGATTTCACGGCGCACGAGGCGCGCGTCTGCATTTCGGAGGGCGATATCCTCGCCAATCCGCGCCGCCAGAAACGCTTCACGACCGAGCAGCGGTTCCGTACCCAGGCCGAGATGGCCGAGCTGTTCGCCGACCTGCCGTCGGCCGTGCTGAACACGGTGGAGATCGCCAAGCGCTGCAACCTGACGATCGAGCTCGGCAAGCCGAAGCTGCCGCTGTTCCCGACCCCCGACGGCATGTCGCTCGACGACTATCTCGTGCAGCTGTCGAAGGAAGGGCTCGAGAAGCGCCTCGTGCAGCTCTACCCGGACGAGGCCGAGCGCGACGCGCAGCGCGACACCTACTACCAGCGCCTCGATTTCGAGTGCGGCACGATCACGAAGATGGGCTTTCCCGGCTACTTCCTGATCGTCGCGGACTTCATCAACTGGGCCAAGAACAACGGCGTGCCGGTCGGCCCCGGCCGCGGCTCGGGCGCCGGTTCGCTGGTGGCCTATTCGCTCGGCATCACCGATCTCGACCCGCTGCGCTACAACCTGCTGTTCGAGCGCTTCCTGAACCCGGAGCGGGTTTCGATGCCCGACTTCGACATCGACTTCTGCCAGCATGGCCGCGATCGCGTGATCCAGTACGTGAAGGAGAAGTACGGCGCGGACGCGGTCTCGCAGATCGCCACGTTCGGCACGATGGCCGCGAAGGCGGCCGTGCGCGACATCGGCCGCGTGCTAGACCTCGGCTACATGTTCACCGACGGCGTCGCGAAGCTGATCCCGTTCAAGCCCGGCAAGCACGTCACAATCGCCGACGCGATGAAGGAAGAACCGCTCCTGCAGGAGCGCTACGACAACGAGGACGAAGTCCACCAACTGCTCGATCTCGCGCAGCGCGTGGAGGGCCTCACGCGTAACGTCGGCATGCATGCGGGCGGCGTGCTGATCGCGCCGGGCAAGCTCACCGATTTCTGCCCACTCTACGCGCAGGGCGACGAAGGCGGCGTGGTCAGCCAGTACGACAAGGACGACGTCGAGGCGGTCGGCCTCGTGAAGTTCGACTTCCTGGGCCTGACCACGCTGACCATCCTCGACTGGGCCGAGCGCTTCATCCGCCGGCTCGACCCGACCAAGGCCGACTGGTCGCTCGCGCAGGTGCCGCTCGACGATCCGGCCTCGTTCCAGATCCTGAAGAAGGCGAACACGGTCGCCGTGTTCCAGCTGGAAAGCCGCGGCATGCAGGGCATGCTGAAGGACGCCCAACCCGACCGCTTCGAGGACATCATCGCGCTGGTGTCGCTGTACCGCCCCGGCCCGATGGACCTGATCCCGAGCTTCTGCGCCCGCAAGCACGGGCGCGAGAAGGTGGAGTACCCGGATCCGCGCGTCGAGCCGGTCCTGAAAGAGACCTACGGCATCATGGTCTATCAGGAGCAGGTGATGCAGATGGCGCAGATCATCGGCGGCTACTCGCTCGGCGGCGCCGACCTGCTGCGCCGCGCGATGGGCAAGAAGAAGCCCGAGGAGATGGTCAAGCACCGCGAGATTTTCGCCGAGGGCGCCGCGAAGAACGGCCTCACGCGCGAGAAGTCCGACGAGATCTTCGATCTGATGGAGAAGTTCGCGGGGTACGGCTTCAACAAGTCGCATGCGGCCGCCTACGCGCTGCTCGCCTATTACACGGCCTGGCTGAAGGCGCATCATCCCGCCGAATTCATGGCGGCCAACATGACGCTCGCGATGGACGACACCGACAAGGTGAAGATCCTGTTCGACGATTGCGTCCTGAACGGCATCAAGGTGCTGCCGCCCGACATCAACCAGTCCGAATACCGTTTCGAGCCGGTGGGCGAGGCCGACGGCAAGCGCTCGAAGACCATCCGCTACGGGCTCGGCGCCGTGAAGGGCAGCGGCCAGAACGCGATCGAGGAAATCCTGCGCGCCCGGCGCGAGGGCGGCCCGTTCAAGGACCTGTTCGATTTCTGCGAGCGCATCGACCGCCGCATGGTCAACCGCCGTACCGTCGAGGCGCTGATCCGCGCCGGCGCGTTCGATTCGCTGACGCCGAACCGCGCGCAACTGCTCGCCTCGGTGCCGCTCGCGATGGAGGCGGCCGAGCAGGCCGCCGCAAACGCCATGCAGGCGGGCCTGTTCGACATGGGCGCCGAGTCGCCGCACGCCCATGCGCTGGTCGACGAGCCGGCCTGGGACGACAAGCGCCGCCTGCAGGAAGAGAAGGGCGCGCTCGGCTTCTATCTGTCGGGGCACCTGTTCGACGCCTATCGCGCGGAAGTGCGCCGCTTCGCGCGCATGAAGCTCGGCGAGCTCAAGGAGGGGCGCGACAAGCTGGTGGCCGGTGTGATCGCGTCGCTGCGCACCCAGATGACGCAGCGCGGCAAGATGATCATCGCGCTGCTCGACGATGGCACCGGGCAGTGCGAGATCACCGTGTTCAACGAGCAGTTCGACGCCAACCGCGGGCTGTTCAAGGAAGACGAGCTGCTGATCGTGCAGGGGCAGGCGCGCAACGATGCCTTCACGGGCGGCATCCGCTTCACGGCCGACACGGTGATGGATCTCGAGCGCGCGCGCAGCCGCTACGCGCAGGCGGTGCGCATGAGAATGAACGGCAATGCCGACGCCGGCGCGTTGCGCCGCGTGCTCGAGCCGCACGTCGCCAAGCCGGAAGCCGAACCGGCCGCGCCGCCGCCCGCCGCCGCGCGCGGCGGACGCGAGGGCCGCGAGGGCCGCGAGGGCGGGCGGCGCGCGCCGCCGCCGATGCCGAACGGGCTCGTCGTGCAGATTCTCTACAACAACGCCCGCGCGCAGGGTGAGATGCGGCTCGGCGAGGCGTGGCGCGTCAAGCCCAGCGACGCGCTGCTGGCCGATCTGCGCGCGACCTTCGGCGATGGTTCGGTCGAAATCGCGTACTGA
- a CDS encoding sulfurtransferase codes for MSIVNLAAYRFVTIESPEAWRPLVTERCQALGLRGTILLAPEGINLFIAGPREATDAFVAYLREDRLFGGKFADLQFKESRSDSQPFRRMLVRLKREIITMKKPAIRPELGRAPSVDARTLKGWLDRGHDDEGRPVVMLDTRNAFEVDVGTFDAALDYRIDKFSEFPAVIEAHRADLEGKTVVSFCTGGIRCEKAAIHMKEVGIDHVYQLEGGILKYFEEVGGAHYHGDCFVFDYRTALNPRLEPTADLTCFACRAVVSAQDQQSPLYVPGRSCPACHAGTAAHAGAEPLARSA; via the coding sequence ATGTCCATCGTCAACCTCGCCGCCTACCGCTTCGTCACGATCGAATCGCCCGAAGCATGGCGGCCGCTCGTCACCGAACGCTGCCAGGCGCTCGGGCTGCGCGGCACGATCCTGCTCGCACCCGAAGGCATCAATCTGTTCATCGCCGGACCGCGCGAGGCGACCGACGCGTTCGTCGCCTATCTGCGCGAAGATCGCCTGTTCGGCGGCAAGTTCGCCGACCTGCAGTTCAAGGAAAGCCGGTCCGACTCGCAGCCGTTCCGGCGCATGCTGGTGCGCCTGAAGCGCGAGATCATCACGATGAAGAAGCCGGCGATCCGGCCCGAACTCGGCCGCGCGCCGTCGGTGGACGCGCGCACGCTGAAAGGCTGGCTCGATCGCGGCCACGATGACGAGGGCCGGCCGGTGGTCATGCTCGACACGCGCAACGCGTTCGAGGTCGACGTCGGCACCTTCGATGCCGCGCTCGATTACCGGATCGACAAGTTCAGCGAATTCCCGGCCGTGATCGAGGCGCATCGCGCCGATCTCGAGGGCAAGACGGTGGTGTCGTTCTGCACGGGCGGGATCCGCTGCGAGAAGGCCGCGATCCACATGAAGGAAGTCGGCATCGACCACGTCTATCAGCTCGAGGGCGGGATCCTCAAGTATTTCGAGGAAGTCGGCGGCGCGCATTACCACGGCGACTGCTTCGTCTTCGATTACCGCACGGCCCTCAACCCGCGGCTGGAGCCGACCGCCGACCTCACCTGCTTCGCCTGCCGCGCCGTGGTGTCCGCGCAGGACCAGCAGTCGCCGCTGTACGTGCCGGGCCGTTCCTGCCCGGCCTGCCATGCGGGCACCGCCGCGCACGCCGGCGCCGAACCGCTCGCCCGCTCCGCTTGA
- the gluQRS gene encoding tRNA glutamyl-Q(34) synthetase GluQRS: MKPAGAPGRYRGRFAPSPTGPLHFGSLVGALASWLDARAHGGAWLVRIEDVDGPRTVPGAADAIVSTLAAFGLVADEPPVWQSRRGAAYTAALDALTQAGLVYPCGCTRKEIADSLRAAHERHTTLAYPGTCRSGLHGKPARAWRLRVPDGAAARIAFDDRWQGRQTQDLATEVGDFVLRRADGQWAYQLAVVVDDRDAGITHVVRGADLLDSTARQIHLQRCLGAPTPAYLHVPVVVDANGEKLSKQTGATALDTRTPLVALAAAADHLGLPLAPSARASLEAFFPAAIAAWAARFGAHARSG; encoded by the coding sequence TTGAAACCGGCCGGCGCACCGGGCCGCTATCGCGGCCGCTTCGCGCCGTCGCCGACCGGCCCGCTGCATTTCGGCTCGCTGGTCGGCGCGCTCGCCAGCTGGCTCGACGCCCGCGCACATGGCGGCGCGTGGCTGGTGCGGATCGAGGACGTCGACGGCCCGCGCACGGTACCCGGTGCGGCGGACGCGATTGTCTCGACGCTTGCCGCGTTCGGGCTCGTGGCCGACGAGCCGCCCGTCTGGCAGAGCCGCCGCGGCGCCGCCTACACGGCCGCGCTCGACGCGCTGACGCAGGCCGGTCTCGTCTACCCGTGCGGCTGCACGCGCAAGGAAATCGCCGACTCGCTGCGCGCCGCGCACGAGCGGCACACCACGCTCGCCTATCCCGGCACCTGCCGCAGCGGCCTGCACGGCAAGCCGGCGCGCGCATGGCGGCTGCGCGTGCCGGACGGCGCGGCGGCACGCATCGCGTTCGACGACCGCTGGCAGGGCCGGCAAACGCAGGATCTGGCCACCGAGGTCGGCGATTTCGTGCTCAGGCGCGCCGACGGCCAGTGGGCCTACCAGCTCGCCGTGGTGGTCGACGATCGCGACGCGGGCATCACGCACGTGGTGCGCGGCGCGGACCTGCTCGATTCGACCGCGCGGCAGATCCATCTGCAACGCTGCCTGGGCGCGCCGACGCCCGCCTATCTGCATGTGCCGGTGGTGGTGGATGCCAACGGCGAGAAGCTCAGCAAGCAGACCGGCGCGACGGCGCTCGACACGCGCACGCCGCTCGTCGCGCTCGCCGCGGCGGCCGATCATCTCGGGCTCCCGCTCGCGCCGTCGGCACGCGCCTCGCTCGAGGCATTCTTTCCGGCGGCGATCGCCGCCTGGGCCGCGCGTTTCGGAGCGCACGCGCGCTCGGGCTGA
- a CDS encoding DEAD/DEAH box helicase: MSDSAVTPVDATFDQFGLAPDILKAIADQGYTKPTPIQAKAIPVVLSGRDVMGAAQTGTGKTASFSLPIIQRLLPQANTSASPARHPVRALILTPTRELADQVAANVHSYAKHTALRSAVVFGGVDMNPQMAELRRGVEILIATPGRLLDHVQQKTANLGQVQMLVLDEADRMLDMGFLPDLQRILNLLPKARQTLLFSATFSPEIKKLAATYLTNPQTIEVARSNATATNVTQIVYDIAEGDKQAAVVKLIRDRALKQVIVFCNSKIGASRLARLLERDGVVATAIHGDRSQNERMQALEAFKRGEVEALVATDVAARGLDIAELPAVINFDLPFSAEDYVHRIGRTGRAGASGDALSLCSPNERKQLADIEKLIKRDLPLQPLAIEAPVRMRREHGERSERGSRDEARAPRRAHGGERGHHHHSRREAPVDEFFLKPYEPSPSARQPEEASKPAQTEKKSKQPLAALLGGFGMPRRSS, encoded by the coding sequence ATGTCCGATTCAGCAGTCACGCCCGTCGATGCAACTTTCGATCAGTTCGGCCTCGCGCCCGACATTCTGAAGGCCATTGCGGACCAGGGCTACACGAAGCCCACGCCGATCCAGGCGAAAGCGATTCCGGTCGTGCTGTCCGGGCGCGACGTGATGGGCGCCGCGCAGACGGGCACCGGCAAGACCGCCAGCTTTTCGCTGCCGATCATCCAGCGGCTGCTGCCGCAGGCCAACACGAGCGCCTCGCCCGCGCGCCACCCGGTGCGCGCGCTGATCCTCACGCCGACGCGCGAGCTGGCCGACCAGGTGGCCGCCAACGTCCATTCCTATGCGAAGCACACGGCGCTGCGCAGCGCCGTGGTGTTCGGCGGTGTCGACATGAACCCGCAGATGGCCGAGCTGCGGCGCGGCGTCGAGATCCTGATCGCCACCCCCGGCCGGCTGCTCGATCACGTCCAGCAGAAGACGGCGAACCTCGGGCAGGTGCAGATGCTGGTGCTCGACGAGGCCGACCGGATGCTCGACATGGGCTTTCTGCCCGACCTGCAGCGCATCCTGAACCTGCTGCCGAAGGCGCGCCAGACGCTGTTGTTCTCGGCGACGTTCTCGCCCGAAATCAAGAAGCTGGCCGCCACCTACCTGACCAACCCGCAGACCATCGAGGTCGCGCGCAGCAACGCGACCGCGACCAACGTCACGCAGATCGTCTATGACATCGCCGAGGGCGACAAGCAGGCGGCCGTGGTCAAGCTGATCCGCGATCGCGCGCTCAAGCAGGTGATCGTGTTCTGCAACAGCAAGATCGGCGCGAGCCGGCTCGCGCGCCTGCTCGAGCGCGACGGCGTGGTCGCCACGGCGATTCACGGCGACCGCTCGCAGAACGAGCGGATGCAGGCGCTCGAGGCGTTCAAGCGCGGCGAGGTGGAGGCGCTGGTGGCCACCGACGTGGCCGCGCGCGGGCTCGACATCGCCGAGCTGCCGGCCGTGATCAACTTCGACCTGCCGTTCAGCGCCGAGGACTACGTCCACCGGATCGGCCGCACCGGCCGCGCGGGCGCCTCGGGCGATGCGCTGTCGCTGTGCAGCCCGAACGAGCGCAAGCAACTCGCCGATATCGAGAAGCTGATCAAGCGCGACCTGCCGTTGCAGCCGCTCGCGATCGAGGCGCCGGTGCGCATGCGCCGCGAGCATGGCGAGCGCAGCGAGCGCGGCAGCCGCGACGAAGCGCGCGCGCCGCGCAGGGCGCATGGCGGCGAACGTGGCCATCATCATCATTCGCGTCGCGAGGCGCCGGTCGACGAGTTTTTCCTGAAGCCCTACGAGCCCTCGCCGAGCGCGCGTCAGCCGGAAGAGGCCAGCAAGCCCGCGCAGACCGAGAAGAAGTCGAAGCAGCCGCTCGCGGCCTTGCTCGGCGGTTTCGGGATGCCGCGCCGCTCCTCATAG
- a CDS encoding MliC family protein yields MHQRIICTLCLLAGLAGARAALAAQLTVEEIDTDARTVATYRCANQPKPVRVAYWLARNGQSFALVPVDGRPMLFVDTVSASGARYQAGRYTWWTKGPTGNLTDEIAGPSAPPLLADCEEIKAKRAPR; encoded by the coding sequence ATGCACCAACGCATCATCTGCACGCTCTGCCTGCTGGCCGGCCTGGCCGGCGCACGGGCGGCGCTGGCCGCGCAGCTGACGGTGGAGGAAATCGATACCGACGCACGCACCGTCGCCACCTATCGCTGCGCGAACCAGCCGAAGCCGGTGCGCGTGGCTTACTGGCTGGCCCGCAACGGCCAGAGTTTCGCGCTGGTGCCGGTCGACGGCCGGCCGATGCTGTTCGTCGATACCGTGTCGGCCTCGGGCGCGCGCTACCAGGCCGGCCGCTACACCTGGTGGACCAAGGGGCCGACCGGCAACCTGACCGACGAGATCGCGGGGCCGTCCGCGCCGCCGCTGCTCGCCGACTGCGAGGAAATCAAGGCGAAGCGCGCGCCGCGCTGA
- a CDS encoding DUF6726 family protein translates to MKWMLIALLCLSASGCGLAAAPCRVASAGLKIVPLVGHVAAAPTDACAEVIDP, encoded by the coding sequence ATGAAATGGATGCTTATCGCGCTGCTGTGCCTGTCGGCGTCGGGCTGCGGCCTGGCGGCGGCGCCGTGCCGGGTCGCCTCGGCCGGCCTCAAGATCGTGCCGCTGGTCGGGCACGTGGCTGCCGCGCCGACCGATGCCTGCGCGGAGGTGATCGATCCCTGA
- the purT gene encoding formate-dependent phosphoribosylglycinamide formyltransferase, translated as MQIGQRLGTPLSPSATRVMLLGAGELGKEVIIALQRLGVEVIAVDRYANAPGHQVAHRAHVIDMTDAAALRALVDAEQPHLIVPEIEAIATDALAAIEAAGVAEVIPTARATQLTMNREGIRRLAAEELGLPTSRYAFAQSFDAFRAAVAAIGCPCVVKPVMSSSGKGQSVVKGDADLEPAWQHAMAGGRVNHGRVIVEGFVDFDYEITQLTVRAIDPASGETRTYFCDPVGHLQVAGDYVESWQPQPMSEVARERSRQIAHQVTTALGGRGLFGVELFVRGDQVWFSEVSPRPHDTGLVTLASQRQSEFELHARAILGLPVDPTLGSPAASAVIYGGLDEAGIAFEGVAEALAVPGAELRLFGKPESFAKRRMGVAVATGADIDEARERAKRAAAAVRPVSAR; from the coding sequence ATGCAGATCGGTCAGCGGCTCGGCACGCCGCTCTCGCCTTCCGCCACGCGCGTCATGCTGCTGGGCGCGGGCGAACTCGGCAAGGAAGTCATCATCGCGTTGCAGCGGCTCGGCGTGGAGGTGATCGCCGTCGATCGCTACGCGAACGCGCCCGGCCATCAGGTCGCCCACCGCGCGCACGTGATCGACATGACCGATGCCGCCGCGCTGCGCGCGCTCGTCGACGCCGAACAGCCGCACCTGATCGTGCCCGAGATCGAGGCGATCGCCACCGACGCGCTGGCCGCGATCGAGGCGGCCGGTGTCGCCGAGGTGATCCCGACCGCGCGCGCGACGCAGCTGACGATGAATCGCGAGGGCATCCGCCGCCTCGCCGCCGAGGAGCTCGGCCTGCCGACCTCGCGCTACGCGTTCGCGCAGTCGTTCGACGCATTCCGCGCGGCGGTGGCCGCGATCGGCTGTCCGTGCGTGGTGAAGCCGGTGATGTCGTCGTCGGGCAAGGGCCAGTCGGTCGTGAAGGGCGACGCCGATCTCGAGCCGGCCTGGCAGCACGCGATGGCGGGCGGACGCGTGAACCACGGCCGCGTGATCGTGGAGGGTTTCGTCGATTTCGACTACGAGATCACGCAGCTGACCGTGCGTGCGATCGATCCGGCCAGCGGCGAGACCCGCACCTATTTCTGCGATCCGGTCGGCCATCTGCAGGTGGCGGGCGACTACGTCGAATCGTGGCAGCCCCAGCCGATGAGCGAGGTGGCGCGGGAACGTTCGCGCCAGATCGCGCACCAAGTGACGACGGCGCTCGGCGGGCGCGGCCTGTTCGGTGTCGAGCTGTTCGTGCGCGGCGACCAGGTCTGGTTTTCCGAAGTCAGCCCGCGCCCGCACGACACGGGACTCGTCACGCTCGCCTCGCAGCGGCAGTCGGAGTTCGAGCTGCACGCGCGCGCCATCCTCGGCCTACCGGTCGATCCGACCCTGGGCTCGCCGGCGGCCTCGGCCGTGATCTACGGCGGTCTCGACGAGGCCGGCATCGCCTTCGAGGGCGTGGCCGAGGCGCTTGCCGTGCCGGGCGCGGAGCTGCGCCTGTTCGGCAAGCCGGAGAGTTTCGCGAAGCGGCGCATGGGCGTGGCGGTGGCGACCGGCGCCGATATCGACGAGGCGCGCGAGCGCGCGAAACGGGCGGCGGCGGCGGTGCGGCCGGTATCGGCACGCTAG